The proteins below are encoded in one region of Fimbriimonadaceae bacterium:
- a CDS encoding dihydrodipicolinate synthase family protein, with product MELTWKGVMPAVTTPFLDDLSVDHAALAAHCEWLIDNGCKGIVPCGSLGEGATLRHDERIEVVRTCVKAVGQRAPVIPGVSALSTQEAVDFAIECERQGAAALMVLPPYVYQGSRTEVDDHFEALLAATALPCMLYNNPAAYGTDLRADQIKELADAHPNLVAVKESSGDARRITAIRALLGDRLAIFVGLDDMIYEGMAIGASGWVAGLVNALPRESVELFELCRRKEWGLALDLYRWFLPLLRMDTGPQFVQLIKLAQHEAGRGTEVVRPPRFPVTGPEREAALAEIRAALDTRPKV from the coding sequence ATGGAACTGACTTGGAAGGGGGTCATGCCGGCCGTGACGACGCCGTTCCTCGACGACCTGAGCGTCGACCATGCGGCGCTGGCGGCCCATTGCGAGTGGCTGATCGACAACGGCTGCAAAGGCATCGTGCCCTGCGGCTCGCTCGGCGAGGGCGCGACCCTGCGCCACGACGAGCGCATCGAGGTCGTGCGGACGTGCGTGAAGGCAGTGGGGCAGCGTGCGCCCGTGATCCCGGGGGTTTCCGCCCTTTCCACCCAGGAGGCGGTGGACTTCGCGATCGAATGCGAGCGCCAGGGGGCGGCGGCGCTGATGGTGCTGCCGCCTTACGTCTACCAGGGCTCGCGCACAGAGGTGGACGACCACTTCGAGGCGCTCTTGGCGGCCACCGCCCTCCCGTGCATGCTCTACAACAACCCCGCCGCCTATGGCACCGACCTTCGCGCCGACCAGATCAAAGAGCTCGCGGACGCCCATCCCAACCTGGTGGCGGTGAAGGAGTCTTCGGGCGACGCTCGCCGCATCACGGCGATCCGCGCCCTTCTCGGCGACCGCCTCGCGATCTTCGTCGGCCTGGACGACATGATCTACGAAGGCATGGCGATCGGCGCCTCGGGTTGGGTGGCGGGGCTGGTCAACGCCCTGCCCCGGGAGTCCGTGGAGCTCTTCGAGCTGTGCCGTCGCAAGGAGTGGGGCCTCGCCCTCGACCTCTACCGGTGGTTCCTGCCGTTGCTCCGCATGGACACGGGGCCCCAGTTCGTGCAACTGATCAAGCTGGCCCAACACGAGGCAGGGCGCGGCACCGAGGTCGTTCGGCCCCCGCGGTTCCCCGTCACAGGCCCGGAGCGCGAGGCCGCACTCGCAGAGATCCGGGCGGCGCTGGACACCCGCCCGAAGGTCTAA
- a CDS encoding MinD/ParA family protein, with protein sequence MKTIAVTSGKGGVGKTSLTVNLGVCLAQQGAKTVIFDADLALANVEVQLGCKAEWTLQHVVAEQKRISEIVAEGPDGVGFIAGGSGVPTLMRSGPKRLGAFFEQLGELASDYGVLLFDTGAGLDAKVMAFLKQADEVLLVTTPDPSSVADAYATVKTLFRVKKNAVVRVVVNMAKDEKEGREIFEALERVTKAYVKKDLAFAGVVRRDEGVIEGGRARKPFVISKPNSPATQDLANLAATLIGEQNADERAA encoded by the coding sequence ATGAAGACAATTGCGGTCACGAGCGGCAAGGGCGGAGTCGGCAAGACGAGCCTGACCGTCAATCTCGGCGTCTGCCTGGCGCAACAGGGCGCGAAGACCGTGATCTTCGATGCAGACCTAGCCCTCGCTAACGTCGAAGTCCAGCTCGGTTGCAAGGCCGAGTGGACGCTGCAGCACGTCGTGGCGGAACAGAAACGGATCAGTGAGATCGTCGCGGAAGGCCCCGACGGAGTCGGCTTTATTGCGGGAGGCTCCGGCGTTCCGACCCTCATGCGCAGCGGCCCGAAGCGGCTGGGCGCCTTCTTCGAACAGCTTGGCGAACTCGCGTCGGACTACGGCGTCCTGCTCTTTGACACGGGCGCCGGGCTTGACGCCAAGGTGATGGCCTTTCTGAAGCAGGCCGATGAAGTCCTCCTCGTGACGACGCCGGACCCCTCCAGCGTGGCGGACGCCTATGCGACCGTCAAGACCCTCTTCCGTGTGAAGAAGAACGCGGTCGTGCGGGTCGTCGTGAACATGGCAAAGGACGAGAAAGAGGGCCGCGAGATCTTTGAGGCGTTAGAGCGTGTGACGAAGGCTTACGTCAAGAAGGACCTCGCCTTTGCCGGAGTCGTGCGCCGCGATGAAGGCGTCATCGAGGGTGGCCGAGCCCGGAAACCGTTCGTGATTTCCAAGCCGAACTCACCGGCCACACAGGATTTGGCGAACCTGGCCGCGACTCTCATCGGTGAGCAGAACGCGGACGAAAGGGCAGCCTAA
- a CDS encoding aldehyde dehydrogenase family protein, with product MPLDLAHFIANEPFPAHDGAFTDSINPSNPGETVARSPKGGAEAVDRAVAAAGEAFRKSCKTPGPVRGNWLSAWAEAIAARQEELAQAVAREVGKPIGEARGEAGRCVAILRYFAGESVRPCGQVIPAIAEDSLQVSLDAPLGVVGLITPWNFPLAIPLWKAAPALAFGNTVVLKPSEEAPYCASLLAETALAAGLPQGAFNVVYGLGETTGAALVEHPEVAAVSFTGSESVGRKVAVACAARGAKCQTEMGGKNPAIVFSDADLGLAANLVAAGAMRFAGQKCTATSRVVVEKSVLPSFLEALAKAIDALPIGPVTDAATALGPVVTDESLQRLEAVAAGAAEPVAYRASGQGEGFFFAPTVFRDVQPESVLAQQELFGPVLAVIEACDRDQAIELANASRYGLSASLFTNDLRSAMDYVRRIEAGMVRVNADTTGVDPHAPFGGFKASSSGTREQGPAARAFYTQTKTVQINA from the coding sequence ATGCCCCTCGACCTGGCCCACTTCATCGCGAACGAACCCTTCCCGGCCCACGACGGGGCGTTCACGGACTCCATCAACCCCTCGAACCCAGGCGAGACCGTCGCCCGCAGTCCGAAGGGTGGGGCAGAGGCGGTCGATAGGGCGGTCGCGGCGGCGGGCGAGGCCTTCCGCAAGAGCTGCAAGACTCCAGGCCCCGTCCGGGGCAATTGGCTTTCCGCCTGGGCCGAAGCGATCGCCGCCCGCCAAGAAGAGCTGGCCCAGGCCGTGGCTCGCGAGGTTGGGAAGCCCATAGGCGAGGCCCGGGGCGAGGCGGGTCGCTGCGTCGCGATCCTCCGCTACTTTGCGGGAGAGTCCGTCCGCCCTTGCGGGCAAGTGATTCCCGCCATTGCGGAGGACTCCCTGCAGGTTTCGCTCGACGCGCCCCTTGGCGTCGTCGGTCTCATCACGCCTTGGAACTTCCCATTGGCGATCCCGCTTTGGAAAGCCGCGCCCGCGTTGGCGTTCGGCAACACCGTCGTCCTAAAGCCCTCGGAAGAAGCGCCCTATTGCGCGTCTCTGTTAGCCGAGACCGCCCTTGCCGCGGGCCTGCCGCAGGGGGCTTTTAACGTCGTTTACGGCCTTGGCGAGACCACGGGCGCAGCGCTGGTGGAGCACCCCGAGGTGGCCGCCGTTAGCTTCACAGGGTCGGAAAGTGTCGGCCGCAAGGTGGCGGTCGCCTGCGCCGCCCGTGGCGCGAAGTGCCAGACCGAGATGGGCGGCAAGAACCCGGCCATCGTCTTCTCGGACGCGGACCTCGGCTTGGCCGCGAACTTGGTGGCGGCCGGGGCGATGCGTTTCGCCGGGCAGAAGTGCACCGCCACAAGCAGGGTGGTGGTGGAGAAAAGCGTCCTGCCCAGCTTCCTAGAGGCGCTTGCCAAGGCGATCGACGCGTTGCCCATCGGGCCCGTCACGGACGCGGCGACGGCCCTCGGCCCCGTGGTCACGGACGAGTCCTTGCAGCGATTGGAAGCGGTGGCCGCAGGGGCGGCGGAGCCGGTCGCCTATCGCGCCAGCGGCCAGGGCGAAGGCTTCTTCTTCGCCCCCACCGTTTTCCGCGACGTCCAGCCAGAGTCCGTGCTGGCGCAGCAAGAGCTCTTCGGCCCCGTCCTGGCGGTGATAGAGGCGTGCGACCGCGACCAAGCCATCGAGCTCGCGAACGCCTCGCGCTACGGCCTTTCCGCGAGCCTCTTTACGAACGACTTACGCTCCGCCATGGACTACGTCCGCCGCATCGAGGCGGGCATGGTTCGCGTCAATGCGGACACCACCGGGGTCGACCCTCACGCGCCCTTCGGCGGCTTCAAGGCGTCCAGCTCGGGCACCCGGGAGCAGGGCCCGGCGGCGCGGGCCTTCTACACCCAGACCAAGACCGTCCAGATAAACGCTTAG
- a CDS encoding 5'-nucleotidase C-terminal domain-containing protein: protein MTRRILTLGAALALASVSLADFKLTILHTNDLHAHVEPTRTRQYDLGGYARHATLIRDLREGATNPILLNAGDTFQGTLFFNVYQGLADLAYMNYVGYQAMAVGNHEFDRGPVPLGDFARLAKFPLLAANLDVSAEPALAGVVKPSTVLEVGGERVGIVGCVTADLESVSSPGPNVKVLPLVESVQQEIDALTGQGVNKVVVLSHCGYEEEKEMGRQLHGVDVIVGGHSHSLLGRFDQDYLRPRGPYPTVFKNADGDTTLLVQAWEWGKVVGRIEVTFDDAGKVQSWTDAGPELVTPLIAEDPVLASMVSALTKPIESLMKQVVGSADVALDRGSANGESLMGNVIADAMLAATAKQGSVAAFMNAGGVRAALEAGEVTYGQAITVQPFNNTLVVLDLTGAELRAALEHGGSKLPEFGGGFLYPSRGVKMVFDPAKPSGQRMATLTIDGSPVEDGQVYRITFNSFTAAGGDGHEGLRDAKGERSDTGLLDIDALIEYFKSNSPVIARREGRVVVKG, encoded by the coding sequence GTGACCCGACGCATCTTGACCCTGGGGGCGGCTCTCGCGCTCGCTTCGGTTTCGCTCGCCGACTTCAAGCTCACGATCCTCCACACGAACGACCTCCACGCCCATGTGGAACCGACCCGGACGCGCCAGTACGACCTGGGCGGCTACGCCCGCCACGCCACCCTGATCCGCGACCTCCGCGAGGGTGCCACCAACCCGATCCTGCTCAACGCGGGCGACACGTTCCAGGGGACGCTGTTCTTCAACGTCTACCAGGGCCTTGCCGACCTTGCGTACATGAACTACGTCGGGTACCAGGCCATGGCGGTCGGAAACCACGAGTTCGACCGCGGGCCCGTCCCGCTCGGCGACTTCGCCCGCCTCGCCAAGTTCCCCCTGCTGGCCGCCAACCTGGACGTCTCCGCCGAACCGGCCCTGGCCGGGGTGGTCAAACCCTCCACCGTGTTGGAAGTCGGCGGGGAGCGGGTGGGGATCGTCGGCTGCGTCACCGCCGACCTTGAGTCAGTCAGCAGCCCCGGCCCGAACGTGAAGGTGCTGCCCCTGGTCGAGAGCGTCCAGCAAGAGATCGACGCTTTGACCGGGCAAGGGGTCAACAAGGTCGTCGTGCTGAGCCACTGCGGCTATGAGGAGGAAAAGGAGATGGGCCGACAGCTCCACGGGGTGGACGTGATCGTGGGCGGTCACAGCCACAGTCTCCTGGGCCGCTTCGACCAGGACTACCTCCGGCCGCGCGGCCCCTACCCCACAGTCTTCAAGAACGCTGACGGCGACACCACCCTGCTCGTGCAGGCTTGGGAATGGGGCAAAGTGGTCGGGCGCATCGAGGTCACGTTCGACGACGCGGGCAAGGTGCAGAGCTGGACCGACGCCGGGCCCGAGCTCGTCACCCCCCTCATCGCCGAAGACCCCGTGCTCGCCTCGATGGTCAGCGCCCTCACCAAACCCATTGAGTCGCTCATGAAGCAAGTGGTCGGCTCGGCCGATGTCGCGCTCGACAGGGGCTCGGCCAATGGCGAGTCGCTGATGGGCAACGTGATCGCCGACGCGATGCTCGCCGCAACGGCAAAGCAGGGCAGCGTCGCCGCTTTCATGAACGCGGGCGGCGTGCGGGCCGCGCTCGAAGCGGGCGAGGTCACCTATGGACAGGCGATCACCGTCCAGCCGTTCAACAACACCCTGGTCGTGCTGGACCTGACCGGCGCCGAACTGAGGGCCGCGCTGGAGCACGGCGGCTCAAAACTGCCTGAGTTCGGCGGCGGGTTCCTCTATCCCTCGCGGGGGGTGAAGATGGTGTTCGACCCGGCGAAGCCTTCCGGCCAACGCATGGCGACGCTCACCATCGACGGCTCCCCCGTCGAGGACGGACAGGTCTATCGGATCACGTTCAATAGCTTCACGGCCGCTGGCGGCGATGGGCACGAGGGGCTGCGCGACGCCAAAGGCGAGCGCTCCGACACGGGCCTGCTCGACATCGACGCCCTGATCGAGTATTTCAAGTCCAACTCTCCCGTGATCGCCCGGCGCGAAGGCCGGGTCGTCGTTAAGGGCTGA
- a CDS encoding metal-sensitive transcriptional regulator yields MQTCNRQSVDRRLARIEGQVRGLRRMVTGGDYCCDVLVQMAAVRSALDQAAVEIAANHVETCIIGHEKGNGHVQALEMSKDDLIDELRTTLKRLVR; encoded by the coding sequence ATGCAGACATGCAACCGACAGTCAGTCGACAGACGCCTTGCCCGGATCGAGGGGCAGGTGCGAGGCTTGCGACGGATGGTTACCGGCGGCGACTATTGCTGCGACGTTCTCGTCCAGATGGCCGCTGTCCGGTCTGCCCTGGATCAAGCCGCCGTCGAAATCGCCGCGAACCACGTCGAGACTTGCATCATCGGCCACGAAAAGGGGAACGGGCACGTGCAGGCCCTGGAAATGTCCAAGGACGACCTTATCGACGAACTGAGAACGACGTTAAAGAGACTTGTGCGTTAA